The region GACCATGTGGAAGCGCTGGTCCATTACGCCCTGCTGCTTGAAAACAGAGGGGATTCGCGCAAGGCTGAAATTATGCGTAACAGAACCCTCCGCGCTGAAAAAAGAAATGAGGCCGGATAATGTTTGAATCCTGCTGGAATACCATCGGTTACGCCGGGAACAGGTCCTGTCCTGAACTTGAGCGTTGGAGCCACTGCTATCATTGCCCGAATTTTACCAGTGTCGGATTGTCTCTGTTGGACCGGGAGCCGCCTGATGGGTATCTTCAGGAAAATACCGAGGCTGTAGCTATTGCCAAGGAAGAGGAACAGTCCGAAACTGCCGGTGCAGTTGTGTTCAGGATTTCTCGGGAATGGCTGGCACTGTCATCAAGTGTTTTTGTATCGGTACTGGAAAAAAGGACTGTGCGCCCGGTGCCGCATCGCAACAGCAGGAGATTCCGTGGACTGACCAGTCTGCAGGGACAGATCATTCCGGTCGTTTCCGTGCGTGATCTGCTTGGCCTTGAGGATGAATATCTTACTGAAGAGGAAAAGGGGTTTCGGGTTTATAGCAGGCTTATCTGTGTGGACCGGGGATTCGGGCGCTGGATTTTTGCGGCGGATGAAGTGCTTGGCGTTCATTACTATTTCCCGGATGCGCTTATGGATGCCCCGGCAACGGTAGCCAAGGCCCCTGCGGCATATACCCGAGGCCTGTTTGAAGTGAATGGAAAACGAATTTCATTGCTGGAAGACGAGCTTCTCTTCGAAGCTTTTAACCGTATCATCAAGTAAGGCGGAAATTATGAGCAACAGCAGTACAGGGAGAAAATAAAGTGACGCGAGATATGGCTGATCTTTCCATGCTGGAACTTTTCCGCATGGAGGCGGGTAAACATACTCGGGTGCTTGAAGAAGGCTTGCCCGGAATGGCTGCCGACGTCTCCCCGGAAAAGATGCGGCCTCTTATGCATGCTGCTCAGTCCCTTAAAGGCTCGGGGAAGATCGTGGGGCTCGCTGAGGCTGTGGATATTTCACAGGCCATTGAAACTCTTTTGGATAAATGTTCCGGTTCAGGCAATCCTCCGGCGCAGGCAGCTATTGATTCCCTGTTGGAAGCAGCGCGCTTTCTGCACTCTCTTGCGGAAGTGGAAGCCGAGGAGATGGATGGCTGGCTGGAAAAACGGGAAGACGAATTTAAAGACCTGCTGGGGCGGATTAAATCTTTTGAATCAGTTGAAGACAGCG is a window of Maridesulfovibrio sp. DNA encoding:
- a CDS encoding chemotaxis protein CheW, with the protein product MFESCWNTIGYAGNRSCPELERWSHCYHCPNFTSVGLSLLDREPPDGYLQENTEAVAIAKEEEQSETAGAVVFRISREWLALSSSVFVSVLEKRTVRPVPHRNSRRFRGLTSLQGQIIPVVSVRDLLGLEDEYLTEEEKGFRVYSRLICVDRGFGRWIFAADEVLGVHYYFPDALMDAPATVAKAPAAYTRGLFEVNGKRISLLEDELLFEAFNRIIK